From the Bdellovibrio reynosensis genome, one window contains:
- a CDS encoding AIR carboxylase family protein: MKIQVLFGSASDERVYGPLCRSLEKSGDVKMEVASAHRNPDRVREIVTTGGADVFVAGAGLAAHLPGVVASLTQKPVFGVAVNGAFSGLDAFLAIVQMPKGVPVMCVTEENAHKISDYLLRWKNMPTDKILMHWNKDLESYSPIQKALEDIRTQSGVDVQWAESSNPQCVGEIVSPFEIPKVTGLNLFLCEKEQLASTQMALDFFNKARQGGMWVGANNIGNFVLQWKKLTEMGASAWN, from the coding sequence ATGAAAATCCAAGTTCTTTTTGGCAGCGCCAGTGATGAAAGAGTTTACGGCCCCCTATGTCGCTCATTAGAAAAATCCGGCGATGTGAAAATGGAAGTGGCCTCAGCTCATCGCAATCCAGACCGTGTTCGTGAAATCGTAACAACCGGTGGGGCCGACGTGTTTGTCGCGGGCGCAGGCCTGGCAGCTCACTTACCAGGAGTTGTTGCTTCCTTAACGCAAAAACCTGTGTTCGGTGTTGCAGTGAATGGCGCTTTCTCAGGACTTGATGCTTTCTTAGCTATCGTGCAAATGCCAAAAGGTGTTCCGGTGATGTGCGTAACAGAAGAAAACGCACATAAAATCTCTGACTATCTTTTGCGTTGGAAAAACATGCCAACAGATAAAATCCTTATGCACTGGAATAAAGATCTAGAGTCTTATTCACCAATTCAAAAGGCACTTGAAGATATCCGTACGCAAAGTGGTGTAGATGTTCAATGGGCTGAAAGCTCAAACCCTCAATGCGTCGGTGAAATCGTAAGCCCTTTTGAAATTCCAAAGGTTACGGGGTTGAACCTATTCCTTTGCGAAAAAGAACAACTGGCAAGCACCCAAATGGCACTGGACTTCTTCAATAAAGCAAGACAAGGCGGCATGTGGGTGGGCGCGAACAATATCGGTAACTTCGTACTTCAATGGAAAAAACTGACTGAAATGGGAGCTTCTGCATGGAACTAA
- the purF gene encoding amidophosphoribosyltransferase, whose protein sequence is MCGVVGLIGEDSAGEKLYPALFALQHRGQDAAGILSYDFDRSQFHLEKDLGLVEDVFSTERRLRLKGSMALGHTRYSTIGTVDKEDLQPLFLSYPYGMGMIHNGNVTNYDEVVDYLRNRKLRWTFSRNDLEILLHMTAVGLASRKDTASLSENLAASIKELLEQVHGAYSAIAMLADQGMFAFCDKNGIRPLLVGRRKNGNKYSYCFASEKQVFFGLGYEYWRDLKPGELVFVDKDLNLHSFLLSEKKARPCMFEWVYFAGSETEWHGRPVYEVRLNLGRILAEECMKKGLDIDVVAPVPDTSRAAACRLAEVLEKPYREVLIKNRYVQRSFIVNQPELRKMMVNLKLSPVESEIRGKKILLVDDSIVRGTTSARIIRLLREAGAEKVYLASTCPPIRHPCFYGIDFPEGESLVAFQKTEEEVAKVLEVDGLVFLPLNRLKEGLGLESLCSACLDGDYPVPVSTENFLKTRQVNIGGDGKKENAL, encoded by the coding sequence ATGTGTGGAGTTGTTGGCCTTATCGGAGAAGACAGTGCCGGAGAAAAACTTTATCCCGCGCTATTCGCGTTACAACATCGTGGGCAGGATGCCGCGGGAATCTTAAGTTACGACTTTGATCGCTCGCAGTTTCATTTAGAAAAAGATTTGGGACTGGTCGAAGACGTGTTCAGTACGGAACGCCGTCTAAGACTGAAGGGTTCTATGGCGTTGGGACACACCCGCTATTCAACCATCGGTACTGTCGACAAAGAAGACCTTCAGCCCTTGTTTCTAAGTTATCCCTACGGGATGGGAATGATCCATAACGGGAACGTTACTAATTATGACGAAGTTGTCGACTACCTTCGCAACCGCAAATTGCGTTGGACATTCTCCCGCAATGATTTAGAAATTCTTTTGCACATGACGGCTGTGGGTTTGGCTTCACGCAAAGACACGGCTTCGTTATCTGAAAATCTAGCAGCTTCGATTAAAGAATTGTTAGAACAAGTTCATGGCGCTTACAGCGCTATCGCTATGTTGGCCGATCAAGGCATGTTTGCTTTCTGTGATAAAAACGGAATCAGACCTTTGCTTGTAGGCCGCAGAAAAAACGGAAACAAATACAGTTACTGCTTTGCCTCTGAAAAACAGGTTTTCTTTGGTTTAGGTTATGAATACTGGCGTGATCTAAAACCGGGGGAGCTAGTATTCGTCGATAAAGATTTAAATTTGCATTCTTTCCTCCTCAGCGAAAAAAAGGCCCGTCCGTGCATGTTTGAATGGGTTTATTTTGCTGGCTCAGAAACAGAATGGCACGGTCGCCCTGTTTATGAGGTGCGATTAAATTTAGGGCGCATCTTGGCTGAAGAGTGCATGAAAAAAGGCTTGGATATAGATGTGGTGGCTCCGGTGCCTGACACTTCAAGAGCGGCTGCTTGCAGACTTGCCGAAGTCTTAGAAAAACCATACCGCGAAGTTTTAATTAAAAATCGCTACGTGCAACGCAGTTTCATCGTCAATCAGCCAGAGCTGCGCAAGATGATGGTGAATTTAAAACTTTCCCCGGTTGAAAGTGAAATTCGCGGTAAAAAAATTCTTCTAGTAGACGACAGTATCGTGCGCGGAACTACATCAGCTCGCATTATTAGGTTACTTCGCGAAGCGGGTGCTGAAAAAGTTTATCTTGCCAGCACCTGTCCGCCCATTCGTCATCCTTGTTTTTATGGCATCGATTTCCCTGAAGGGGAATCTTTAGTGGCCTTTCAAAAAACAGAAGAAGAAGTGGCTAAAGTCCTCGAGGTCGACGGCCTCGTATTCTTACCTTTGAACAGATTAAAAGAAGGATTGGGTTTAGAAAGTCTTTGCAGTGCTTGCTTAGACGGTGATTACCCAGTTCCTGTTTCAACCGAAAACTTTCTTAAAACTCGCCAGGTCAATATCGGCGGAGATGGAAAAAAGGAGAACGCACTATGA